In a genomic window of Mycolicibacterium neoaurum VKM Ac-1815D:
- a CDS encoding DUF3060 domain-containing protein, with product MASLSVRSRSATAGVLAAAMALAGAPAAEAKNGDTHITGQGITQTLDCNNATLLVNGTSNTIYAKGSCWAVTLQGSSNIVVADNVVNDITVYGYDQTVIYHNGAPALIDRGRELGMTNRINWAPA from the coding sequence ATGGCGAGCCTCTCAGTCCGTAGCCGGTCCGCGACCGCGGGTGTCCTTGCCGCAGCCATGGCGCTGGCCGGCGCCCCGGCGGCCGAGGCCAAGAACGGTGACACCCACATCACCGGTCAGGGCATCACCCAGACGCTGGACTGCAACAACGCCACGTTGCTGGTCAACGGCACCAGCAACACCATCTACGCCAAGGGCAGCTGCTGGGCGGTGACGCTGCAGGGTTCGTCGAACATCGTCGTCGCCGACAATGTCGTCAACGACATCACCGTCTACGGGTACGACCAGACCGTCATCTATCACAACGGCGCCCCCGCATTGATCGACCGCGGCCGCGAGCTGGGGATGACCAACCGGATCAACTGGGCACCTGCCTGA
- a CDS encoding TetR/AcrR family transcriptional regulator gives MATRATKLSRDAIVSAALAFLDREGWDALTINALATQLGTKGPSLYNHVQSLEDLRRTVRMHVIGDIIGMLRAVGEGRTRDDAVVTMASAYRSYAHHHPGRYSAFTRMPLGGDDPEYTAAAREAAGPVLAALASYGLAGDNAFYAALEFWSALHGFVLLEMTGVMDDIDTDAVFTDMVLRLAAGMQQREPQPGLR, from the coding sequence ATGGCAACGCGGGCGACCAAACTGAGCCGCGACGCCATCGTCAGCGCCGCGCTGGCATTCCTGGACCGTGAGGGCTGGGACGCGCTGACCATCAACGCCCTGGCGACCCAACTCGGCACCAAGGGCCCGTCGCTGTACAACCACGTGCAAAGCCTTGAGGACCTGCGTCGAACAGTGCGTATGCACGTGATCGGAGACATCATCGGCATGTTGCGGGCGGTCGGGGAGGGGCGCACCCGCGATGACGCGGTGGTCACCATGGCCAGCGCCTACCGCAGTTACGCCCACCACCATCCGGGTCGCTATTCGGCGTTCACCAGGATGCCGCTCGGCGGTGACGACCCGGAGTACACCGCGGCAGCAAGGGAGGCCGCCGGCCCGGTGCTCGCCGCGCTGGCGTCCTACGGGCTGGCCGGCGATAACGCGTTCTATGCGGCCCTGGAGTTCTGGTCGGCGCTGCACGGTTTCGTCCTGCTGGAGATGACCGGGGTGATGGACGATATCGACACCGACGCGGTCTTCACTGACATGGTTCTGCGACTCGCGGCAGGCATGCAACAGCGGGAGCCACAGCCGGGTCTCCGGTAG
- the rpsL gene encoding 30S ribosomal protein S12: MPTINQLVRKGRRDKVAKVKTAALKGSPQRRGVCTRVYTTTPKKPNSALRKVARVRLTSAVEVTAYIPGEGHNLQEHSMVLVRGGRVKDLPGVRYKIIRGSLDTQGVKNRKQARSRYGAKKEKS; encoded by the coding sequence ATGCCAACCATCAACCAGCTGGTCCGCAAGGGTCGCCGCGACAAGGTCGCCAAGGTCAAGACCGCGGCCCTCAAGGGCAGTCCGCAGCGTCGCGGCGTGTGCACTCGCGTGTACACCACCACTCCGAAGAAGCCGAACTCGGCGCTTCGCAAGGTCGCTCGCGTTCGCCTGACCAGCGCGGTCGAGGTCACGGCCTACATCCCCGGTGAGGGCCACAACCTGCAGGAGCACTCGATGGTGCTGGTGCGCGGCGGTCGTGTGAAGGACCTCCCGGGTGTGCGCTACAAGATCATCCGCGGTTCGCTGGACACCCAGGGTGTCAAGAACCGCAAGCAAGCACGCAGCCGTTACGGCGCCAAGAAGGAGAAGAGCTGA